The Candidatus Omnitrophota bacterium genomic sequence GCGAAGAAAACGAAGTTTCTTGACATCCCCGTCTTAACAGGAGACAGGGAGGATATATGCGAGAGCATATACGAAAAACTCGCCCGCGGAGAAAAATTCCACCTTATAACGCTCAACGCTCTTATGGTGAACCACGCCTTTGAGCATCCCGATTTTTTCAAAATCCTTAAAGCCGGACTCTGCGTCAACGATTCCGTCGGCATACGCATGGCTTCTTTTCTGCTGACGGGCTGCGCCATAGCGAATTTCCCGGGCATAGAACTCTTTTACAATCTGTGCGCTTTTTTCGCGTCTCGGAAGAGCCGTGTTTTTGTTTACGGCTCGTCGGAGGATGTTAATAAAGCCGCCTGCGGGAAACTCCAAAGGCGTTTTCCGGGGATAAATATATGCGGCCGTCTGAACGGCTATGCGGATGACGCGGTGAAGATCATAAAGAATGCCCAACCCGGATTCCTTTTCGCGGCTCTGGATTCGCCCCGTCAGGAAAACTGGCTCAACGAGCATCTTACGGAGCTCAAATGCGCGGGCATGGGGATAGGCGGCACGCTGGATGTTTTCTCCGGGAAGCTCAGAAGGGCCAACCCCGTTTTCAGGGCCGCCGGTTTAGAGTGGCTCGGACGGCTTCTGCGTGAGCCATGGCGGGCCGGGCGCATTATGCGTCTTCCCGTTTTTCTCGCCAGGATCATCAGGATTTACTTTTCCCGACGATTCCCGCGCGGATAAACAAGCGAAAGTTCCCCTATATAATTATTTCCGTTGGTCAGGGCTTTTTGCTATAATCACAATCGAGCCGGAGTGATGGAACTGGTAGACATGCGGGTCTCAAAAACCCGTGAAGGCGACTTCGTGTGGGTTCGAGTCCCACCTCCGGCAAAATAATCAGGGGCGCCGGTCGCGACGAATAAGGAGCGACGAGCGAGCAAAGCGAGCGAAAGGCGCGGGCGCGAGTCAGTGAGCGCCCCGGGGCCCGAATGGTAGCGAGAGCGTCGGGAGAGAAGGAGTTCCACCTCCGGCAAAAATATAGGGATTATTGAAAAAAGGAATTGAAAAATGGCTAATACGATAATTATCATCTTCACGCTTATCGCGGCGCTGGGAATTTATCTCAGCCCTCGCGGCTCGGCGGCTTTTCTTCTGCCTGCGGCCGGGGTGTTCATCATATCCATAAGGGCGGAGGCCGTTCCGCTCACACATGCCGCTATGATCTCGTCGGCGGGTATTATATTCTTTGCCCTCGGTAAAATTTTTCAGCGCAGAAAAAAGCTCATGTCCGCTCTCGGCGTCATAGCCGTATGGGCGCTCACGCTCCTGCGTATATGCTGAAATACATCCTCCGGCGGATAATATCCTACATCCCTCTTCTGATAGGCATAACGCTGATCTCTTTTCTGATAATGAGGCTCTCCCCGGGAGGGCCGGAACTCATGGCGGGCTTCGGTTCCGCCGACAGCGACCCTGAAGTCCGCGAGAAGATCGTGCGCATCTACGGCCTTGACCGGCCTCTGCACGAGCAATACCTGAAATGGCTGGGCAATATCGTGACTCTGGATTTCGGCGTCTCATTCCAGGACGGAAGGAGCGTCTCAAAAAAGATCATGGAGAGGCTTCCGGCGACGATTCTCCTCAATGTCTGTTCTCTCTTTTTCATATTC encodes the following:
- a CDS encoding WecB/TagA/CpsF family glycosyltransferase, with amino-acid sequence MAKKTKFLDIPVLTGDREDICESIYEKLARGEKFHLITLNALMVNHAFEHPDFFKILKAGLCVNDSVGIRMASFLLTGCAIANFPGIELFYNLCAFFASRKSRVFVYGSSEDVNKAACGKLQRRFPGINICGRLNGYADDAVKIIKNAQPGFLFAALDSPRQENWLNEHLTELKCAGMGIGGTLDVFSGKLRRANPVFRAAGLEWLGRLLREPWRAGRIMRLPVFLARIIRIYFSRRFPRG